A part of Bufo bufo chromosome 7, aBufBuf1.1, whole genome shotgun sequence genomic DNA contains:
- the MUC13 gene encoding mucin-13, with protein MRGVVVFCLIFLVLPGQEVNTSTTATTATTETTKAGTTATTETPKTVTTVTTETPKTVATVTTETPETVTTVTTETPKTEITASENPHTGTETSPESGVPGDITTSAAPPTSSNPTSCAPSLCGEGSTCLQLHQTYECRCPLNYHYEPRNKTCTGGDGFFGEFRITAENFNSNPESAEYTNLYKSVMNESNSSLFNLNGYLGTIVIQMSLSSSKSQRSRRSSGEVTAKVNHVFLKGATTADDVKQAIEKNLGSFGAYINRSICDGFYCDPENTDCTPTTDGQGATCTCKEGKYSNPSVAEVTSCRDCSPECSQTEGKYCNLDAKTGAECACLPGYKSGGDTCTECEFGYSGADCADNYLLILVIVGAVLGAAVLALLGAVIGISVSSKKGKKSGDRTTLIERDEPAPAGRSPDPTRIFPKVHAKPDLGEVNKAANFYEDNEEFSRNYPKRDYEELQSPWYEMARKDQNY; from the exons ATGAGGGGAGTTGTAGTCTTTTGTCTCATTTTTCTGGTCCTCCCAGGACAAGAAG TGAATACTTCAACAACAGCAACAACAGCAACAACGGAAACGACAAAGGCGGGAACAACAGC AACAACGGAAACGCCAAAGACGGTGACGACAGTAACGACGGAAACGCCAAAGACAGTGGCGACAGTAACAACGGAAACGCCAGAAACGGTGACGACAGTAACGACGGAAACGCCAAAGACAGAAATAACAGCGAGTGAAAATCCACATACGGGAACAGAGACATCGCCTGAGTCCGGCGtccctggtgacatcaccaccaGCGCGGCTCCTCCCACCTCATCCA ATCCGACCTCCTGCGCTCCCAGCCTCTGTGGGGAGGGCTCCACCTGCCTCCAGCTCCACCAGACCTACGAGTGTCGGTGTCCGCTCAACTACCACTATGAGCCCAGAAACAAGACCTGCACAGGAG GTGACGGGTTTTTTGGCGAATTCAGGATAACAGCAGAAAATTTCAATTCCAACCCAGAATCAGCAGAATATACAAATCTATACAAGAGCGTGATGAATGAG TCTAATTCTTCTTTGTTCAACCTCAATGGGTATCTGGGTACAATTGTAATACAGATGAG TTTGAGTTCTTCCAAATCCCAGAGAAGCAGACGGAGCAGCGGAGAGGTCACCGCCAAGGTCAACCACGTATTCCTGAAGGGCGCGACCACCGCAGACGACGTAAAGCAGGCGATAGAGAAAAACCTCGGATCATTCGGAGCGTACATCA ATAGAAGCATCTGTGATGGATTCTACTGTGACCCAGAAAATACGGACTGCACACCGACGACTGACGGTCAGGGGGCCACCTGCACCTGTAAAGAGGGGAAATATTCCAACCCGTCTGTAGCTGAAGTGACGAGCTGCAGAG ATTGTTCCCCCGAATGTTCCCAAACTGAGGGCAAATACTGCAACCTGGATGCCAAGACCGGAGCCGAGTGCGCCTGCCTGCCCGGGTACAAGAGCGGCGGGGACACGTGCACAGA ATGTGAATTTGGTTACTCGGGAGCTGACTGTGCCGACA ATTATCTGCTGATCCTGGTCATCGTTGGCGCAGTGTTGGGCGCAGCGGTCTTGGCGTTGCTGGGTGCGGTGATTGGCATTTCCGTCAG CTCCAAGAAGGGAAAGAAATCCGGCGACCGGACGACGCTGATCGAGAGAGATGAGCCAGCGCCCGCCGGGAGAAGCCCCGACCCTACGCGAATTTTCCCGAAAGTTCATGCAAAACCCGACCTGGGAGAAGTCAACAAGGCCGCCAATTTCTATGAGGACAACGAGGAGTTTTCACGCAACTATCCCAAACGGGACTATGAGGAG ttgcagAGTCCGTGGTATGAAATGGCCAGAAAGGACCAGAATTATTAG